GAGAGTCAGAATCAAATATCACTCTTTTTTTCTACCCTGATGTAAATACAAATTTTGTCGTAATAGATATCCGCGAAAAACTTGCTATGGTAAAACATCTTCTCCCGAGAGAAGTTGAAAAACCCATAATCGCCAAATTCCAGCAGTCTGACGCACCCATAATTATTCTAGCTTTAAGCTCAAACATATATTCAACAGAAAAACTCCGTGAAATGGCGGAAGAAAAAATAAAAGAAAAAATAATGCGAATAGCCGGAGTTGCCAACGTTGAAATAGGCGGAGGCAGAGAAAGAAAATTTCTTATTGAAATAATCAATTCAAAACTAGTCGCAAACAGGCTCCCGATATTATCCGTTGTTGAAAGGATAAATTTAAATAATATCTCAATTTCTGCGGGCGACATTATACAAACGGATAAAAGCTATATCATCCGGGCAACGGGAGAATACAAAAGTATCAAAGAAATAGAAAATACCGGTATAGCAATAACGAATGCGGGCTCTGTAATACGTTTAAAAGATATAGCTGTTGTCAGGGACTCCTATTATGAGCCTACATCCTTTGCAAGACTTAACCTTCAGTCCGTGGTATCGCTGTATGTTCAGAAAGAATCTACCGCAAACACAATTAAAGTGGCAGAAGATGTCGGCAAAGAAGTAGAAAATCTAAAAAGACTTGTCGGTAAAGATGTAATAATAACTCCTATAAAAAACGATGCCACATTTATTAACAGGGCAATACGCGCTTTGACAGACGCTCTTTCTATGGGCGGAATACTTTTGTGCGGTATTTTGTTTGTTTTCTTAAGAAATGTCCGAACCATTTTGATAGTAATAACTACTCTGCCTTTAAGCCTTCTTATGTCATTTTGCATGCTTTTTCTATCGGGGCTTACTTTTAACGTAATGACATTATCAGGCCTGGCAATGGGCATAGGAAATGTTATGGATAACGCCATTGTTATCCTGGAAAATATTTCGTTTCATCACCACAGAAAAACGTTTCCGGATAAAATTTCAATGATCGTAAACACGCTTACTTTTGTGCCGGCAGAATGTTTTTTCTGGCAGAGAAAATACGATTTAGATTTTCAACCTTGGTATTTAACCGTGAGAAATTACTACCGAAAAATGCTGGCTTTTTCTTTTAGATACCAGCCATATGTCTGGGCCGCAGTCCTTGGGCTTTTATTATTTTCGGCTTCTATTTTTATCCGGAGCGATTCCGAATTCATTGATCCGGGTGACGTGAATACTTTCAGAATAGGAATACAGTTTCCTCCCGCGACAAAAATTGAAATTTCAAATGAGATTGTAAAAAGGCTTGAAAAAGCTTTGATGACTTATCCGAACGTAAGATTGGTCTCTTCAAAAGTTGAAAAACTTCACACATTCGTTGAAGTTGAAGTAAAACAAAATCCTGAAAAATTTAAGGAAGAATTCAGGAAAAGATTTCCGGAATTTTCCCCGGCTTTTGTTTATTTCCAGGAATCGCAGGCTGCCGGATCAAAAGAAGTGCTTGTTGATTTTTATGGAAACGATTATAATATATTGAAACAGCTTGCCTTTGCTTCGTCCGGAAAACTTTCTCAAGTAAAAGGCCTTACGGATATTAAAATCAGAATGAGAGAAGACGAGCCTGAGCTTCACTTTTTTGTTGATTTTCGCAAACTTGCCATATTCGGCATTTCAACAATTTATTTAGCCAACACTTTACATTGCCAGCTTAGAGGCCTTATCGCTACACAGTACAGGACTGAAGGCAAAGAAATTGAAACTATATGCCGTCTAGTTCCGCACACAGTTGAAAATGCGCGGGAACTCCCTTTCCTTGCGATTGTCAACCAATCCGGCGATATACTGCGTTTAGGGCAGTGCGGCCATGTGGAAGAAATCAAAGCATCCCAGGAGATTTGGCATAAAAATAAAAAAAGGTTCATTCAAATAAGCGCAAACCGCCTTAAAATGGGGCTTGACCAGGCTGCTAAAAAGATTAATGCCTCGTTAAAAAGCATCGCATTCCCGAAAGATTATTCTTTCAACCTTTCAGGCGATTATGAAAAAACTGTCAGGAATAAAGAGCAGTTTATATTCGCAATCATATTGACGGTCATTTTGATTTATCTTGTCCTTGCATCTTTATTTGAATCTTACATTCAGCCCCTTTTAATAATGTTTGCCCTTCCTTTAAGCACGATCGGTGTTGCGCTTTCGCTTTGGATATTTAAAAAACCCATAAGCCTTGGCGTGTGGATCGGCTTTATGATTTTGTTCGGCTCCGTCGTATACGGTTCAATCATACTAGTTGAAAAAATCAATACAAGAAGGCAAGGAAGAAAAGATCTTTTGAAAGTCATATTTGAGGCCTGCGGCGAAAGGCTTAGGCCTGAACTCATTACAATGTTGATGAAAACCCTTGGACTAGTTCCTATGATTTTATCCCGTGATGAAGCGGCAACAATGTGGAGATCTTTAGGAATGACGGTATTTTTTGGTACAATAACGGGAACTTTGCTTACTTTATTATTGGTTCCTGTTGCTTATTTGACCGCCGAAAACATGTCGTCAAATATCCAGAACATTATACCTTGGAGCAAAAACGCTTTTTTTGCTTCTATCGAATTATTAATCAAAATATTTAGGAAAATAAAGCCCAGACTTGCTGTCATTAAAATACCTTTACCGAAATTTCCGAAAAGAAAAGAAAAAGAGAAACAAGAACGTTACGACGACGAATTTTAATAAGAAAGTAGGTAGCATGGCCCTGAGCGTCCCGTGGTGAGCGAAGTCGAACCAAGTCGAAGGGTAGACAGTCCTCGGACCCATAGGGTCCTATGGACCCGAGGGTAGGCAGGGAAAGTCAAGAACTGAACTTAAAAGGCGGGGCATATTTTAGCAATAATTCTTAAACCTATACGCTAAACGCTATCCCTGCCCGCCGACAGGCGCGGCGCTATACGCTATTTAGGGAGTAAATTATGAATTTTTTAAAATTACCTGTACAAAGGCCTGTTACAACAGTCATGATTTTTGTAGGTGTATGCCTCCTAGGATTGATCTGCTGGACTCGCATTCCTCAGGAATTATTCCCTTCATTGGAGTATCCCCAAATCACCATAGTAACAAAGTATGAAGGAGCAGGCCCGGAAGAATCTGAAAACCTTATAAGCAAGCTTATTGAAGAAACCGTGGGAACAGTAAAGAATGTTAAAAGGATAAGCTCCATTTCGCGCGAAGGAACATCTATAGTTTCTGTTGAGTTCCGCTGGGGAACAAATATGAATCTTGCGGCAATGGATATAAGAGAAAAAATTGACCTTATAAAAGATTCTCTGCCCAGAGATTCCCGCGAACCGGTAGTTCTGAAATTTAATCCGCTTCAGTCCGAAGCGATGATTATTTCCGTAAATTATAATACCGGAGAAACCGATCCCTGGAAAATGGCTGAACTAAGGAGCTTTTGCAAGAAAAATATTAAAGACGAGCTGGAACGCTTGGACGGCGTGGCAAAAGTTGAGATAAGAGGCGGCGAAAAAAAAGAAATTTTAGTTGAAATTGACAAAGGGCGCCTCTTAGCCCAGCAGGTATCAATAATTGATATGATAACCGCGTTAAAAGAATCAAACATAACTTACCCTGCAGGAATAATAAAGGAAGAAACTTATGAATATTTAGTAAAAACTGTCGGAGAATTTCAGACAATTGACGATATCGCCGCGCTCTCTTTTTCTAAAAGAGAAACCGGCCTTGGAAAATCAAAGCCTAAACTCCGCAGAATAAGAAACCAGGAACCGGAAAGAGATGAAAAAATTATCTTTATGAAAGATATCGCTAATATCAAAGAGTCTTTAAGGGATAAAACGGGTTATTCAAGGCATAACGGAAAAGAAAATATATCTTTGGGAATATATCCCCAATCCGGCTCAAACCTTATAAAAATATCTGACGCTGTCTTGAAAAAATTGAAAGATATAAAAGATAAAATTCCTTCAAATGTAGATGTAAAGATCATTTATGACCAATCTGAATTCGTTAAAAATTCTCTCGGGAATGTTTATTCTGAAGCTATTCAAGGCGCGGTGCTTTGTGTTATTATTCTTTATTTTTTTATGAAAAGTTTATATGCCTCGTTCATTATTAACGCGGCTATTCCTATAACAATTCTTTTTTCATTAAGCGTTATGTATTTTACCGGTATAACGCTTAACACAATGTCTTTAGGCGGCCTTGCGGTAGGCGTCGGTATGGTGGCTGATAACGCAAACTTGGTTTTTGAAAATAATATAACCGAAATGCAGAAATATCCCGACCGCGACAGAAGGGAAGTTATTTATGAATCAACCGTAAGTCTCGTACCAGCAATAATCAGCTCAACACTTACTACTATAGCTGTATTTTTGCCTTTTATATTTGTTACAGGAACCGCTGGACAGTTATTCAAACAGCTTGCTTTAACCATAACCTTTTCAAT
This sequence is a window from Elusimicrobiota bacterium. Protein-coding genes within it:
- a CDS encoding efflux RND transporter permease subunit — its product is MIELGIKKPITALMLVLGIILFAVVALPRIPVELYPATEVSQVSIITRLRGGIAATEVEKYVTRPLEEAFSELNGLREIISSSRESESNITLFFYPDVNTNFVVIDIREKLAMVKHLLPREVEKPIIAKFQQSDAPIIILALSSNIYSTEKLREMAEEKIKEKIMRIAGVANVEIGGGRERKFLIEIINSKLVANRLPILSVVERINLNNISISAGDIIQTDKSYIIRATGEYKSIKEIENTGIAITNAGSVIRLKDIAVVRDSYYEPTSFARLNLQSVVSLYVQKESTANTIKVAEDVGKEVENLKRLVGKDVIITPIKNDATFINRAIRALTDALSMGGILLCGILFVFLRNVRTILIVITTLPLSLLMSFCMLFLSGLTFNVMTLSGLAMGIGNVMDNAIVILENISFHHHRKTFPDKISMIVNTLTFVPAECFFWQRKYDLDFQPWYLTVRNYYRKMLAFSFRYQPYVWAAVLGLLLFSASIFIRSDSEFIDPGDVNTFRIGIQFPPATKIEISNEIVKRLEKALMTYPNVRLVSSKVEKLHTFVEVEVKQNPEKFKEEFRKRFPEFSPAFVYFQESQAAGSKEVLVDFYGNDYNILKQLAFASSGKLSQVKGLTDIKIRMREDEPELHFFVDFRKLAIFGISTIYLANTLHCQLRGLIATQYRTEGKEIETICRLVPHTVENARELPFLAIVNQSGDILRLGQCGHVEEIKASQEIWHKNKKRFIQISANRLKMGLDQAAKKINASLKSIAFPKDYSFNLSGDYEKTVRNKEQFIFAIILTVILIYLVLASLFESYIQPLLIMFALPLSTIGVALSLWIFKKPISLGVWIGFMILFGSVVYGSIILVEKINTRRQGRKDLLKVIFEACGERLRPELITMLMKTLGLVPMILSRDEAATMWRSLGMTVFFGTITGTLLTLLLVPVAYLTAENMSSNIQNIIPWSKNAFFASIELLIKIFRKIKPRLAVIKIPLPKFPKRKEKEKQERYDDEF